The proteins below come from a single Triticum aestivum cultivar Chinese Spring chromosome 5D, IWGSC CS RefSeq v2.1, whole genome shotgun sequence genomic window:
- the LOC123121449 gene encoding uncharacterized protein: MGLWNHGCKGKHDREAGSSSGCHRGSMKEEAASPPRTSCRGAPPAPFTIAPRATGERDRQYLNADVCRRYWETRTPVPWSDVHLPNNWHLSADRVPIPPVPMSGRARRGEIERRRRLLPDDLYYDNRYALNSVLWDTWLQDGHDVRRASYFAGTASGPRRPRREVHGRTRVRGLTPTPSPPSPYPSPPPPPRMTAEEEARLM, from the coding sequence ATGGGGCTATGGAACCACGGctgcaaggggaagcacgaccgcgaggccggctcctcctcgggATGCCACCGCGGCTCTATGAAAGAGGAGGCCGCATCGCCGCCGCGCACCTCCTGTCGGGGCGCCCCGCCTGCTCCATTCACCATCGCCCCTAGGGCcaccggcgagcgcgaccggcagtacCTCAACGCCGACGTATGTCGACGTTATTGGGAGACGCGGACACCGGTCCCGTGGAGTGACGTCcacctccccaacaactggcaCCTCTCCGCCGATCGGGTCCCAATCCCGCCGGTCCCGATGAGCGGCCGTGCGCGCCGTGgtgagatcgagcgccgccgccgcctcctccccgacgacctctacTACGATAATAGGTACGCCCTCAACTCCGTGCTCTGGGACACATGGCTCCAGGACGGGCACGACGTGCGGCGCGCCTCCTACTTTGCCGGCACGGCgtcggggccgcggcggccacgtcggGAGGTGCAcgggcgtacgcgggtgcgcggcctcacgcccacgccgtcgccgcctTCCCCATATCCgtcgccgcctccacctcctcgcatgacagcggaggaggaggcccggctcatgtaa